From the genome of Podarcis muralis chromosome 3, rPodMur119.hap1.1, whole genome shotgun sequence:
gcaccataattcaaaagcatcaattctttggcgatcagccttctttatggtccagctctcacttccatacatcactactgggaaaaccatagttttaactatacagacctttgttggcaaggtgatgtttctgctttttaagatgctgtctaggtttgtcaaaaATCTGCGGCTGTAGTCTGTCTGGCTTTATGTTGCCATTTTGCATATTTGCCCTCTTCAGATATGCCAGACCTGGAAACATAGGCAACTATTGGTCCCTCTAGCTTAGACGGGCAGTAGTtgcccaggatttcagagagAGGGATTGTTCAACCCTCCTTGGAGAGATTAAGGAACTGAACATAGGTCCCTTGTGTGCAAACCATGTGCTCCTTCACTGAGCTATGTACAAGCTTTTACAGATCAAATAGGTTTGTGCTGCTTTAATTCCTATATCTGGCTTTATATCATGGAGGCAGAAGGATGCAGCAGAAGTCAACAACTTCAGCCAGCCCTTGGGCTCCACTTGGGCTAAGATGGAGACTTATGGGTCCCATGGAATAGGCATGGTGCATGAATGTTGGTGCTTCAAAGCCATCAAGCATTCTCTAGTTGTTTCTCCTTTTGAATGAAGACAGTAATTCACTGATGGCAAAAACTTTATTATTTCCCACACACTGAAAGCTGAAGGGGGGCAGGAGGTGGTTCTAAAATTGAGGTTTTCAAATTTTGCTGCAGTGGTTTTCTCAGCTTGAGTCATAACTCAGATTGAGGATCTAGTCTGTAATTGTTTTTCATCTCAACCTAGAAGCAAGCAGATCTCAAGGAAGGGGTCATGTGTGAGGGTACCACATGCTCTGAGTTGCTAAAGAGGAAATGGgtgttaaaaataaacaaatgccatAGTGGGTTCTCAAGGCCTGTTCTGTTTGAGTCAGCATTCTGGTTTCTTTCACAGTACAATTAAAAGTTATATAGAAACAATtatgtatataaatacaatttCTAATCCAACACCAACTGGGTTCCAAAGAgtaggtgccacaacactaaaggcccaattcaGACATCATACAGAATCGACCTCCTGATAAGAAGGCCacccagttctttaaaaaaaactaacaATGACTATTTTTATATAAAGGGTTGTCATAAATGAACTGCTTCTAAGAGATAAAAAATTCATAAATTTACCAGAAGTGGTGGTGATATTGAGAACTGAGATATGGAAATATGTTTTCTGATCAACAAATCTGACATCTCATTTGGATGTGTTCCCTTAATTTGTCTGGTTAATccctgtttttaataaaaaataattgcttTTCCTTTCTGAGAAAGTGCTCAGAAGTCACTTATGGATTCTCACCAACCAGACTCCCTTTCTCTAATCCTTTCCTCTTTATTAGACGAGGCAAAAAAGAAGCAAAACTCCAGGAAAACCTGTCAGACTAGTATCTAATTAGCAGAAGTCTCTTGTGAGAAATTAACATTCTAGTAGAGAAGCCAGCTTCAAATCCTTATTAGGTCCCCTAAGTACCAGATACTGTAGTTTAAGAATCCCTTGCTTGCCTTCTGAACAATGTTCGGTCATTTGGTGTATAAATTTTtgtagctaaaaaaaaaaaaaaagtatttcagaAAATTATTTGACTGAAGGATCACCCAGCGTGTGTTTTATCTCgctgtaaaaataaacaaataattgtATGGCTTTACAAATACTGAATGAGTAAACATTACTTGTAATAGTAAGCCATGATGGTAACAGTTCAGGAAGCCTTTGGAGTCTTAACAGTGGAGGCCTATCcattttacttagaagtaagcctcaTGGACtttagtgggacttgcttccaatgAAATATATATAAGCTGGCCTCTCTGTATACAATTCTTTCACAGTTTAGAGGGAAGACAGAAAAACCCACAAGACCAGTTCCTTCCTTATCAGCATCTGGTTTCTGTGAGGAATCAACCTTCACATTGAAATGGGCTCACTCTCCCCCCATCCCAACCCCCTGTTTGTGAGATGGCTTCTTTCTGTTCACCCTAGAacacttcccagaatcctctgcaattcTTATCACACACTAGCAATTCCTTAGTAGATAAGCTGGTGTGGAAAGCTACTTTCTGAAGGGCAAAAGTTtgaaaatatttgcatttcttgggttgctttatatataaaaaagctgtCCTTTGACCCTCTCATGCTATCCACTGTTGATTTAAATGTACTAAACTGCCTTTGTGGTAGCGTATTTAGAGTTGTTGGCTTTAAACAGCATTTTGAGTGTGAGGGAGGTCATAGTGACGGCACATGTTTCTGAACATGATAGTCCTTGATTGGGACCGCTACCGTTGGTCTGACTTGTTATTGCCTTCGTACTTATCTTTCGGCAGCATCAGCGGCGCGTGCAGTGCAATACAGAAGATGACCCGTGTGCGAGTTGTAGATAACAGCGCCTTGGGAAACACTCCGTACCACCGGCCTCCAAAATGCATCCATGTCTACAACAAGAACGGAGTGGGCAAAGTCGGCGACAAGATCCTTCTGGCTATcaaaggggagaagaaaaaggcTCTAATCGTTGGCCACAAGATGCCGGGCCCTCGCATGACTCCCAGGTTTGATTCTAACAACGTGGTGCTCATTGAAGACAACGGGAACCCAGTAGGGACGAGAATCAAAACCCCAATTCCCTCTCTGCTGAGGAAGCGGCAAGAATTCTCAAAAGTGTTGGCCATTGCCCAGAACTTCGTGTGACAAGTAAGCGAACATCCAGTTAAGTAGTACTGTCCCATCCCAGCTGCTTTAAACCCTTCTGAACCTAAATAAAACAAGGGGAAGTTTCACATCAGCATATGGGTTGAAAACACGTCAAGATTTCTTTTTGAAAGCCATATTGTTGCCCTTTTCAGTGACAGTTGCGACATGATATGATTAAAGCTCAAGATTGTTAATCCAGCTTGTTTTGCGTGGCTGATGCCTTGGGGGAGGGCAGGGCGAAGCAGAAGGGTTAGGGAAGGCAGAATATGTGATATGACCCAATTGGAGGAGCAGACTAGCTAATATCCTGTGCTAATCTCCCGATTTGTCCTGTctgtgttctttctctctttttctttctttcttaaaccagaacatttgtcaATATTGATAAATATTGAGATTGTCCAGGCTCCAAccagcaaaaacaaaatacataactgACTGTCTAACAAAACATTAAGCCAGTAGTTTTGTTCAAGAGCAACAGAaaggaaataagaaaaaaacGAAAACCCCACAAAGGGTGGTATCCAATGCCGTCTGTTGGTTGATGAAAGGAATCCATCAGTGGATTGGGGGAGGGATTTCCAGGGCTCCCCCCTTCTTCAGTCCTTGCCAAATAATTCTAGATTCTGTGAAATACTGAAAGCAGAATCAGTTACGAACAATTAATACATGCAAATGTGGTGTGCACGCTTCTGAGTGACAAAATGGGACTGTGTCAGTGACTTGGCAGGTGGCATTCCATTTTACTTTGTTTCAGTGGATGAAATCCAGAGTAATTTCAGAACACACTGACCTCATGGATTTCAGTGGCATACAAGTGTATGTTTGCagttgtcccccacccccagtgccccAGTGTTGCCTGGCGACAAGTCATTTGATATTTAGTACACCCCATGAACAAAAGTTTGCGGTGGATAACAACATTGAGAACGGAATAAATATTCTCTAGCAGTGGTGAGATTGTGTTATGTCCCCGTGGCTCTTGCATATGTGAAAATTAAAATGCTTGAATGTGAGAAAAATGCTACTAAAAAATAATACCCTGCCTTCAAGATGTGATGCCATTGTGTGAGAACCAAGGATGAAAGATCTGCTTTTTATGTTGCTCCTATGGTGAACATTGAAGATTTCTCCCCTCTTTGTGCCATCTGGTGGTGACTTATGGGATACATATAAATCCACAGCCTGTATGTGTCTGTCAAGCGCAACACCCCTGTATTATATTGCATATGAAAAatgctctttcccccctccactcaCTATGTATATCAAAGTAAAGCAGGGGCGAAGAACTTTTTTGGCTTGGCAGGCCGAATCTTGTATCTCCCTCCATCCTGCAGATCAACCTTAACAGCAGGGTGGGGTCACTCATCTGACATAGAATTAtagggttggaaaggaccctgaggatcgtatagtccaaccctctgcaatgcaggaatatgcagctgtcccttacggggattgaATCTGCCACCtttgtgttatcagcaccatgctctaactgagctattatcatcatcatttatttgtatgccgcctttccacaaaAAGAGTCATGCTCaacagcagcttacaacaaagaaaaatgGGAATACATTTCAAAATCAACCATTGCAAGAAAAATttcataacataataaaacaacataATAGCGAATATAACAACACACAACCTGCCCCACCCCAGTAACATTTCAGTACTACAAACAAGAGTGTATTAACAACATTACCCTTCCTGTCAATGGCAACAATAACAAGGGAGCTTGATAGTTTCACCTTGGTCCTATCAAGAAAACCCTCTCCCACCCGCTGCAGCAACTTGCAAGACTTCCGAAGGCAGGGGGTGGGATAGGCTTCTACACACCTGCCAAGTTGACCTGTGGTGGTGGGAGGGGTCTGCTTCACCATGTTCCCTGCAGGAAATGCGCTggcaaagcagcacccagcaggtcTGAACTCTgttcatcagctgatgagcagaggGGTCAACTGTGCACTCTGCTCTGCCAGCTTATTCACACCGGGAAGCTCCTGGCAAAGCATCACCCAGGAGGATTGAACCCCTTCGCCCACCAGCTGATGTCACCCCATGTCATCAGTTGataggtgggcatggtttgggggaaatggcctcatgggccaaagtGGCAAGTCAAAACCAGCCCACAGGACAGAGTTTCCTCACTTCTTCCTTTAAAGGAATGATGACAATATTTTCCTGCTACTTGTATTTTAAATCATTACCGTATGCCCACCATGGCTGTTTCATTTGTTCAAACTATCTCCCCCTAGCTGAAATGTATATTAAGGCCAGATATGTATCACTGGTAAAGGGGCCTATGGGAGAGGCTAGATTCAACTGACTTTCTTAATAAATCTGAGTTCTGAAGCCATGTGTTTTACTGCAAAGCCTTGTGTTGCTTATGAAAGCCTCAGGAATATAGAAGGCAGGCTTGTACCCAAGCTACATCATCGGTCTAtgcagttcagtattgtctgtatCAGGGATGGGCAGACTTGAGGTTTGTGGTAACTGCTTTTTGCTAGAACCCGAAGGTCCACCAACTGGAGCAAAATACACTAAGAATTAAGGTTCCTCTGAGCACGTGCACAGCCCAGGAATTTGTGATCTGTGCCAGAAACAAGGTCATACAAACTTCCATGCAAAATTTCAGTTTTGGATTCCCCCCGTTCTTCTTTTCAGCAAGGTAGGTTCTATGCTGACTATCTGGATCTTTGAATGAAAATGGCAGGGGTTGCAGGTGCCCACTTTGACCCTTCACAGCATTGGGCAGCTGGAATAGCACTGTGGAGGAAGGGCATAACCTTGGCACTGTCCCTGACAGACTAATAGCTGTTTGGATGCTCATTCACTCTTGTCTCTTCTTGACTACAGCATTGacttaattattattaatggttTGTTTCAAGTGTTTCCATACCATAACAAGCAACATTTGTGCCCTTTCCCTCAACTTCCACCTGTGCCTATCTACAAGGTGGACTTTAGTTACAGAATAGTGTTGCTCACATCCATGACGCAGATGAAATATCAGTAGAGAACCTTTATGGCATATTAATGCACCAAAAACAGGAATATAATAAGAATAGTTGAGGCAACCCTCCCCCTCCATTTTGGTCTGAACTCCACGCTCTGCTTCATTCTTACACGCTTCCTTACAGTGCTTAAAATGCCCACCAAATCTTTTAACAACATCCATAAATCCGTATTGTTTTTTGGAAGTTGGAATGTGTTTCGGAATAATGTGGCTGGTTTGAACTGTACGTTGCTCTGAATCGGGCGAGGTTTTGTTAGGGTTTTCTGTGTAAGTTATGAGTAGTCGCTTAATCTACCTCAGAGGTTCTCAAGCTTTCGAAGCTCAGGGCCCACTTGACATAACTGAAGGCTCCTGAGGCCCTCTAGCCTCAAAATGGTGGTTCAGAAACAAAGTTAGTCACAAACTGATGGCACATGGAGGCAGAGTTTGGCATGATGAGCTGGCAGTTACTGACCTCACTTTCTATGGATATCTCCGGAAACTGCTAAATTCTGTGCCTTAACATTTTCCTTGTGGCAGGGGGTTCCTAGCTCAGCTTTCTTCATGCTAAGTACGGACAAATTTCTCAGGAGTTATTTTTACTCATCTTCCGAATTTTACCCAGAATTTGCACTTGGGGACTCTTAGTGGAgcagtctctctcacacacacccagcaCATGCTTCAACTTTGGAATTTACTACCACAAGATGTCGCGATGGCTACCAGCTTGGGCAGTTTTAAAAGGAGAATTagacgaattcatggaggatgaggctctTGGTGGCTACTGGTTGTggtggctgtgctttgcctccagAATCAGATGTGTCCATGCCTCTTAATATCGGTCACTGGTgaataacatctggagagaacgATCCTGTTTACGTCTTGCTTGTGAGCGTCCCataagtatctggttggccacagtgagaccGGAATGCTGGATCAGATAGATCTTTGGTCTGATATAGCAGGGTTTTTCTTACGTTCtttctgcagaaaatatttttgatACTATATAAACCTACTTTCGCTTactgaaaatttggactaaaaagaaagaaaaaccctccAAAGGCCCATTATCACTAACACAAGGACCCAGGTCAGACCACCACTTGGGATTAGAAAAAAAGCTGTTCAACATGCCCATTTCATTATTAAAATTTGGGTCGTGCATTTCTTCAGAGCTGAATAGCTCCTGCTGTTGACCAATTAAGCTAAAAATCTTATATCTCTCCTATAGAGCTGGTGAGCAGGGGAATAGGGCACGACAATAGAACATGCTACTTTAATCCTAACAGAGAAAGACGTTtgatttgtaatattttgaacaAATCCTTAACCTGGGAACTCAATATAAATAGGTATTACAAGACAGCTCAGCAAATATTTTCCTGTTGGGGGGGCCACCTACAGTTTTCATCAGTATTGCTTTGGAAAGAGGCACGATGCAGGGGAATGCTTGAAAACAAATAAGTGCACTCCCTAAGAAGAAGAGAGAATTGCAGAGGTAGTGCTTTCTAACTCTGGCTGAGTACAGGAGACTGGTCTGTCTACAGCTGAGAGCCTCTGATTacatacactgcttagagatttttgaaatattaagtggtTGGAAATGCtttggaaatgcttttaaataaatatatatatatatctgggcGGTGGAGATGGCTCAAGGCTGTTcccatgcagccccccccccaaccttgagGATCTCAGATTATTTTGGGCAGGGGGAATATGGGGCAAATAATTGTTGTGAATATGCTTTTTAAGCCAGTGAGATTTCTCCCTCACCATCCTTATCCCATTTAGGTTTGTTATGTGTCTGTCAATACTGGATTAAGGCTACTGTTCCTGTAGGAGTAAGAAGATAGTGACTCCCATTGCTCCAGAGAAATAAAAAATCTCCTTACAGTTTTAGTGTAAAGTGATGCCCTTGTACCACATGAAAGCATTCATTCTGAAATTCGTGAGTGTAAAGACATCCTATGATTACCACAAGAGGGCAGCTTGGGTGTAGAAATAGCAGCTCTGCCTGAGTGGCAGAGAGGCTTTCTAAGAGATTGTGCTAATCCTGATTGACATTAAATAGCCAAAATCTACCTTTGTCAGCGCTTTCCCAAGCCACAGGCAACTGAGGAAGGACAAAGCCGCTGGAGCCTATGGGGAGAAATCTTAGACAGGGAGGCCTCCCGAGTCCAAGGGAAAGAAGCAACGGGTAGAGGTTGATAGTTTAAGTGGAAGACTGCCATAAACAGGCCAAGGGATAATCAAGTCTGCTGACAGCTTTTGACAGCAGCATCTCTTACCTATGGTGTGATTGTGAGATTGTCAGAATAGCCTGGTACTAGTTAGGGTGGAGGAGATGTGAAGCGTTATTCTTGCTCAGGGACCCCTACAGCAGTGCCTGTGGTTTATCCAGTAGCATTAGTAATACAGTCATTGTCAAAGTTTCCAGGTCCTGATAATGCTTTCTATAATCTTTTCAAATGCTGGTCTTTCTGTCCTTCAACTTAAACAAACTTTAACTGCACTATTACTCTTTAGGGAGTAATAGCCCAGGGTGTTGAAAGTAAGATTTCTTTTTGAAAGCTGTACGTAACTAAACACCTATTCAAACGACCATTTACCAGTAGCGTCTGTGAAATGTACTGCATTGGTACATTAGCGATGAGAGAGTGTCAAGCTAACTAGTTTCCCAAGACAGGTGCTGGAGGCCACGCCAGAATGTCAACTTGGCAGCTGCAAGTTTGGTAGTCAAAGATGTTGatgtatttatttggttttgtttttttttaatgctgcacgTCCTCCCAAAGCAGCGCAGCAGCACAGTCAATGAAACAATCCAGCTTTTTTGAAAAACAGTTGAAAAGAAACACAATATCCTGACAACTAATAATTTAAAGTAGCCCAAACCAATTTTATTCAGCCTTGGTAAGCAAGAATGATTTTCAGCTCCACCTAAATGTTAACAACAAAGAGGGGGCAGTCATATGTCACCAGGGAGGGCACTCCATAAGTAGGAGGGGGCCACCGctaagaaggccctgtcatgggccaccagatggtgctgtcgt
Proteins encoded in this window:
- the MRPL14 gene encoding large ribosomal subunit protein uL14m, with amino-acid sequence MALWKKCPELFLAQINRATNQRNFSISGACSAIQKMTRVRVVDNSALGNTPYHRPPKCIHVYNKNGVGKVGDKILLAIKGEKKKALIVGHKMPGPRMTPRFDSNNVVLIEDNGNPVGTRIKTPIPSLLRKRQEFSKVLAIAQNFV